A region of the Bryobacteraceae bacterium genome:
GACGGAAGGGACCGTGAAGGTGTACCTGTGCAAGCTCTTCCAGAAAGTAGGCGCCAAGGATCGCTTTGAGCTGGCCCTGTTCGGCCTCAGGAACCTGGCCTTCCCCGGCGGGGACGGCGCCGGGCTTGCGGCTCCGGCGGGCAAGAAGCCGCGGCTGCGCTCCCTGGTCGTGACGCCGCAGGAAACCAGGACGGGCGCGCGGTTGACGGCTTGACAGCAGCCGGGCCGGCCGCACGGCACGGAGGAGAGACGGCATGGAAACCAGCCTGATCGGCGGTTTCGCGGCCGGGCTGGGCATCGCGGCCGCCGCCTGCTTGCCGCTTCTCCGCCGCGCGTTCCACACGCGGCAGCTTCGGATCCGGCTGGAAATCCCCCCTGTTGGCCGGCGGGCCCGGCTCGGATTCGATCTTCTGGGGCTCTCCGATCCAGACGGGCCACAAAGCGCCAGGCACGAGCCGGGGACCTTGCCGGAGGTTCCCGCACCGCAATTCTGGATTCATGAACGCCGCGCCGGCCGCATGGCGCCCGCGCTGCTCGCTTCCGCCGGACTCCATGCGGTGCTGGCCGCCTCAGCGCCGGAGGCGTTGCTGTGGCTTTCGCGGGCGCTCGATCCGCAGGCTGTGCTGGTGGTGCACGTCGAAGGCGCCATCCGCATGCCATTGACGCTTCAGGCACCGATGGCGCGAAACGCGGTGATGGCGAACCCCACCCGGAAGGTGCAGCGCGGGCGCGCGCGTGCCGGGCGTGCCGGGGCCGGAGCGCCGTCCGCCCGCAGGCTCGTCGAGCCTGCCATCCCCGGTCCCGGCCGCCGCACCGAGGATCTGCCCGCGTCCCCCCTGCCCTCCGCGGCAGCCGCCCTGGAGGCGCCCAGACCGCAACGGCCCTACCGCGTGGTGGCTGCCACCACGCTGCTGCAACCCCGGCGGCCCGCCGCCCAGAAAGAGTTCGTCGAGCTGCCGGCGCTGGCTGCCTGGGCCGGCCGCATGCCGGACGTTCCCCTTGTCCAGGCGCCGGGGTCGCCCAGCCCGGGCCTTGCCCAGGCCGCACCCCCGCCCCGGACTCCAGTACTGCCCCTTCGCAGCGGCGCACCGGTGCGCGCCGAACCGCCGCGGCTGGAAGAACCGAAGCTGGCACTCCCGCCGCCGGGCATCCCGGCCGACCTGACCCCGCTCGCAGCGGGCCTGCCCGGCAGCGGAATGCCGCAGATCGGCGAGCCCGTGTCCGTAATCTCCATCTCGCCCATGCCTCTTCGGCCTGGGGAGACGGTCGAGATCCCGCCGGTGAACCAGGTGGGAGGCGGGCTGGAGGCGGGCGTGCCGGGCGGCAGCGGCGTCGGCGGGGCGGCCACGCGAGCACAGGCCGCACCGGGCGGGAGCGGTTCGGGGCTGGCGGGATCGCGTGGGGGGACGAACGCGGGCGTCTCTGGCGGCCAGGCTGGCCCCGGGGCGGCGGGTACGGGCCACGGCGCGGGCACAGATCTTCCTGCTGGTGCTGGCGAGGGAACCGGCGCCGGGGGCGCTGGAGGCCGTGGCGCGGCCGGGCGCGGGCTGGCAGCCGCTGGCACGGGAGCAGGCGGTGGGACGGCGCCATTGGGCACGGGCACGGGCACGGGATCTGGTCTGAGCCCGGGCAATGGCTTGCAGGGCGGAGGGCAGGGGCCGGGCAGAGGGCCGGGCACGGGCAGAACGACCGGAGTCGCCGGCCAGGGGGAGGGCGCGGCGGTTCCGCTGCGTCTGGGCAGCGTCACCGCCCTCATGGAACGGCGGCCCGATGGAGCTGTCGTCATTCACTACCCGCCCGACGGCAATTTCGACGTCATCGTGGTGGAAGGCGCCCTGCCGGAGGCCGTTTCGAGCCTGGCCAGCCGGCTTGCTTGCCGCCCGGTCTACACGGCCTACCTGAACGTGGGTGCCGAACGGGAGTGGATGCTGAATTACTGCGCCGCGGAGAAGGCAGTGCAGGCGGCCCAGGGGATGGTGGTGACGCTCGAGGATCCGCCACCACTAAAGGCCCCCTATGTTTTGCGGGCGGAGCTGCCCCCGCCGGAAGAGTGGAAATCGGCCCAGTACCAGGCGTTCCATGGGTTCATCACCGGCGCGGGAAAGATGGAGCGGGTGACAGCGGTGCGCGCCGCCGGCAACCCGGCCGCCCTGCTGAAGCTGTTGCCCTGGTGGGAGTTCCGTCCGGCGCGGCGCGGCAGTGCGTCAGTGGAAATCGAGGTGCTGCTCCTGATTCCGCCGCAGCGCGGGCCGTGACGCAATTTACGAAGGTTATGAGCCTTGATTTTCTAAGGGAAAGACCGCACCATTGGGCTAAGGTTCGGATCCGGAGAGAGGAGGAAGCCATGACCTTGGGCAAGAGGGGCAGGCAACAGGGCGTCGTGCTGATCCTGTTCGCGCTGAGCGTGCTGGTGATTTTCGGCTTCATCGGACTGGCGTTCGATCTGGGCCGCCTGTATATCGTTCGCAATGAGGCGCAGGGCTACTGCGACGCGGCAGCGCTGGCGGCGGCCTCATTACTGGATGGAACGATGAACGGAATCAACGCCGCCCGCACGGCTGCCATCTCCGGCACATATGCAGGCACCAGCGGGGATTGGAAGAGATTCCACTTTCAAAACGTTCAGTTCCAGAACATCACGGTGGAGTTTGCGACGCAGTACGTTGCCTCCGACCCCTCCAGCGGGGACTGGACGGCAAGCCCCTCGACGGCCGCCGGCTATCGGTTCGTCCGCGTCACCGCGTCCGGACAGGTGCCGATGTATCTGTCCCCCGTTCTTACGGGTCAATCGACGGCGACGGCCGCAGCCTCGGCCGTGGCGGCGCAGGTGAAGATGACGACCATCGATCAGGGCCTTGTCCCCTTCGCGCCGTTTGCGCACTGTACGACGAGCACGACGCCGATCCCGGGCGGCTTGCCGGCGTGTAACTTAACCAGCGACCCTCGCATGGGATATGTCATTGGGCAGCAATACACGCTGCGCTGGGGGGCAAACACGTTTCAACAGACTTTCAAAAACAATCAGATGAACACATCGGAGTTGGGCACCTGGTGCCAGGGGGATGTGCAGGCCAACGGCGGACAGTATCCATATCAACTGCTGGCCATCTGGATTTATAACTCACAACTTTTGCAGCAGAAGACGGGGTTCTGGTCCAGCGACCAGGTAGCGGGCAACGCCAATAACTACGCGGACATGATTAATGGCTGGCAGGGCGAGCCGATCCAGGTGGACGAGAACCTGCCCGGTTTCGACACAGGGCCGCCACAGATCTCCTCCATTGCCAGGGCGCTTGAGGACCGGGGAAGCCTGTCATCTCCCGGTAATATTGTCTATGCGCCGATCGTGGATCCAGTGACGGGCGAAGTGCTGGGCTTCTTCTGCTTCCAGCTCCTCAGCTCCTATTCGCAGAACGGAAATTCCAACTGGTGCGCCATCTTCCAGGGGGGCTGTCTGCACGGGTCCGGGGGCGAGTCTGTGAATCAGGACGGAATCTATGAGATCCGCCTGGTGAGGTGAAGGCGATGGTGCGGAAAGATTCGAAGCAGCGCGGGGCGATCGTTGTGGAGCTGGCGTTGCTGGCCCCGCTGCTGGTGACGCTGGTTCTGGGCGCCATCCATTTCGGATACCTCTTTTACCTGTACAATTCTCTGGAAAAGTGCGTGCGCGATGGCGCCCGCTACGCCGCCAGCCGGACATTCGTGAACGCTTCGTCTTTCTCCGCGGCGATCCAGACGGTGACGGCGTACGGCTCGGTCGGCTCGAATACGCCGCTTGTTTCCGGCCTGGATCCATCCAAAGTCAGCGTGACGGTGCTTCAGTACGACGTAAACGGGCGGCCGGTCCGGATCCGCGTCGCCGTCAACGGCTGGCAATACAATGGCGTGCTTTCTCCGTTTTTTGGCACCGTTACGCTGAACGGCAAGCCATCTCTTGAGATGCCCTTCCTCGGGCTCTATCTGCCGCCAACGTAATCGGAGGGGGTGAGATGCGCAAACCGGGAATCCATCAGTTGTCCGTTCGGCGCCGGGGCGCTTCGCTCGTGGAATTCGGGCTCGGCGCAATGATGTTCTTCCTGCTTTATTTCGGCGTGATGGACTGGGCGTGGACGTTTTTCCAGCACCAGACGATCACATGGCGTGTGTCGGATGCGGCCCGCTGGGCGGCCGCCAATCGCGCCAACGACGTGACGACGATCCAGAACATCATCCTCTGCGGCACAACATCCGGGTGCGGCTCCACGTCGAACCCGTTTTTCTCCATTGGCAACATCAGCGTCCAGCTTTTTTCGAAGCAGGACCAGATCGACCCATCCGGAACATTCCCCGCCATTACCCGCTATTACGTCCAGGTGACCGTTCAGGGCTATCAGATCCGCCACTTCATCCCCGGCTTCAGCGGTACCGCCACGGGCCGCCCCATCACGTCCGTCCAGCCCATGGAATGCCAGAAGGCGGACGGCAACTGCCAGGACTGGAACTGATCTCCGGCCATGGGAGCTGCTGCGCGAACGCTGCTTCTTTCGCGCCAGAATCCCGACGGCGGCTGGGGATACCGGGCGGGTCAGTCTTCGTGGCTCGAGCCGACCGCCTATGCCGCATTCGCGCTGATCGGATCCGAGGCCGGCCGCCGCGCTGCCGCATTGCTCGGTGGCTGGCAGTTGCCGGAGGGCGCCTGGATGACCCATCCCGGGATCGGCCAACCCGGCTGGGCGACCTCTCTGGTTCTGGCGCTGAAGTGCGCGATTGGGGAGTTTGACGGCTCCTGGAGGCGCGGCGTGGACTGGCTGGCCGGGTTCCGCTCCCGGCAGATGCCGCAGCCTGGGTGGCTTGAACGCCTGCTGCGGAAGGAGCCGGTGGTGGATCAGGATCCGTCGCTTACGGGCTGGCCCTGGACCCCGGACACGGCCCCGTGGATCGAGCCCACCGCCCACGCGGTGCGCGCCCTGGCGCTGAGCCTGCCGAAACATGGGGGGCCGGGCCTGCGGGAGCGGCTGGAAATGGGCACGCGCCTGATTCTGGATCGCCAGTGCCGCGATGGCGGCTGGAACTACGGCAACAAGCGCGTGCTGGGCCAGGACCTCGAGTCGTTTCCGGAGACGACCGCGCTGGCGCTCATCGGGCTGTGCGGCCGCAGTGAGCCGCAGGCCAGCCGCGGCATCGAGTGCGCTCTGGCCCACTGGAGGCGCGGGCCGCGCGGACTGGCGCAAGCGCTGCTGCGGGTGGCCTTCCGCATGCACGGCGTGCCCTTCGATGACCGGCCTGTGGCTGTGAACGAACGCACGGAGACGACGGTGCTGGCACTGGCGCTGATTGGCGAGCCGGAGGGGCCGTGGAGACTGTGGAAAGGGGGAGCGGCATGAACCGGCGCGTCTGGCTCGCCACGGTGGCGGCTGCGGCCGGCGGCGCCTGCTCGCGCCCGCGCGAGGCCGGCTGGAGCCGCCGGGAGCCGGTGTTCGTAATTCGCGCGCGCGACTACGGCGGCGAACTGGCTGGCGAGATCCGCCGCGCGCTGGCTGAGTGCGGCATCGGCGTGCGCGGCAGGCGCGTGCTGGTGAAGCCGAATCTGGTCGAGTTCTCGCGCGCCACGGCGATCAACACGCATCCGCTGTTGGTGGCCGCCGTGGTGGAGGCGCTTGAGCGGCTGGGCGCGGCCGAGGTGCGCATCGGCGAAGGCCCGGGCCACCGGCGCGACACATGGACGCTGGCCGAAGAGGCGGGCTACTTCGACGCCATCCCCGACTTCGAACGCCGCTTCGTGGACCTGAACCGCGACGATGTGGCGCAGGCGGACGAGCTGGAAGGCCACGGCACGCTGTGGCTACCCCAGACGGCGCTCGGCGCCGACCTGATCGTCTCCATGCCGAAACTGAAAACGCACCACTGGGCGGGCGTGACGCTTTCCATGAAGAACTTATTCGGCGTCGTGCCGGGCGCGCTCTATGGGTGGCCCAAGAACGTGTTGCACCATTATGGAATCGACCGCTCCATCGTGAAGCTCGCTGGCCTGCTCTCGCCGCGTGCCATTGCGATTGTGGACGGCATTGTCGGCATGGAAGGCAACGGGCCCATTCAGGGCCGGCCGCGGCGGGCGGGCGTGATCGTTGCGGGTGCGAACCTGGTGGCGGTGGATGCCACCTGCTGCCGGCTGATGGGCATCGATCCGGCGCGGGTTCGCTCGCTGGCGGAGGCCCGGCGGCTCGGCCCCGTTGAGGAGCGTTGGATCGAGCAGCGCGGCGAGCCTGTCGAGCCGCTGCGGCAGGACTTCGAGCTGCTGCCGATGTGGCGCGGCCTGCGCGCCTGATGGGCCAGCGTTATGGCATGGGGCAGACGGGCCGCGCCAGCGCCGCAGCGGGCCGCTCAAGCAGCACGGCGGTGCGGTCCGCGTGAATCCGCCGCCAGCCGGAGCATTCCAGCACCTCCCGCAACGGGTGGTCTTCCGGCAGCAGGGCGTGGCTGAACCCGGCGCGGGTGAAACTGCCGCGCCAGCCCGGCTTTAGCAGCATCCATTTGCCGTAATCATCCAGGAATTTCGTGCCGTAAAAATCGCTGCGGCCGTCGAAAAAGACCTTCCGCGTTCCGCGAAAACGGTAGATCAGATATCCGCCATAATAGTCCGGTGCGAAGAGACGGGCTGCCGGATCGAGCCGCGCCACCGCCAGCGCCGCCCGCACGGGAAACCGCTTCTCCGGAAATTGCACGGCCTTCTGCCTCTGCGGCGTGGCGGACCACAAAACCAGGACGAGGCCCACGGCCGCCAGCAGAAGGGCGCCGTTCGTCTGCCGCTCGATCCGGCCAAAATTGGCGGATTCCTCGAAGATCTCTTTCAGGGGACGGAAGCGGCCGAGCAGTTCGGTGAAGGCGGCCGCCGCCAGCGGCAGGGCGGCAAAGGCGATGATGGGAATTCCGCGGGCGGCCCGCAGACCCGTGGCGGCCAGCAGCAGCACCACCAGGCTCCTCGCAAATCGCCGCTGCTCCAGGGTCAGTACCGCGCCGGCCATGGCAAGCAGGAAAAGGGCCAGCAGATAAATGCCGTCTTTCCCGTGAAAACTCGGGCTTTGATATTCGCTGATCTGCCCGAGCAGCTCCGGATTCGTCAGATATCGCACCAGGTGCTGGTGGAGATGCCACCCGTACGGGTTGCAAAAGGTGGCCAGTAGCGCCACGCCCGCCTCGGCTAACGCAGTGACGGCCCGGCTCCGCCGGCGGAACCAGAACTCGAGCGCATACGCGCCAGAGAGGAGGAAGGCGAGGAAGAAGCTGCCGTGGAGGTTTGTCCACAGCGCCATCAGCACAAACAGACCGAGCAGCCGCCGCGGCGAAACGCGCTCCGGCGTCTTTTCAAGCAGCCACAGCCAGCCGATCAGCAGCGGCCAGCTAAACACGTGCGGCCGGGCGTGCCAATGGATGGTGGAAGCGGTGATGGCGACGGCCATCAGCGCGGCGATCACGAAGCGGTCGCTGCCCAGCCAGAGGGCGAAGGCGCACCACATCCAGGCCGTGGCGGCGACGGCGAAAACGGCCAGGAGCACCACGCCAGCCAGGCCCATTTTCCTGTGCACCCCGCCGAGCATCACGTCCGCCAGCCACTCCCAGGCGAACCACGGCTCCCCGGTCTTTGAGAACGAGTAAGGGTCAGTGCGGGGCAAATGGAACGTGTCGAGGATCCGCTCCCCGGTGACGATGTGCCAGCCCGTGTCGGAATCATTCAGGAACCCGTCCGGCCCCAAAAGGCCGAGGGCAAGATAGAGAAGAGTCAGGGCGGCGATGGCCGGCAGGTTTGGAAGCAGCAGCCGCTGCCAGCGGTTCAGCACGAGCGGCGGCGTGAGCAGTGTTGAGTCCGACATTGTTGCAGTCGCCATGAGGCGCGGCCCGAGGCCGGACCGCGGCAAGAGGGCGTCCTCCGATGGTTGGCAGTATACCAGCAGGGGCGGGATGGGACGCCCCCGGACGGGCGGACCGCGCCGTGGATGGCTCAGGAGACGCGCTGCGACGGCGCCGTCAACTCCTCCACCGGATACCCGGCAGCCGTCCACGCCTCAAAGCCGCCGGCCAGCGGCCGCGCGTCGCGAAAACCCTGCCCGCGCAGCCGCAGCGCCCAGGCGGCGCTGGAAGCCTCGTCCGGACAGGAGCAATAGAACACCACCGGCCGCGTGCGGGGAATCCGGTCCAGCAGCGCGGCCAGGTCGTGTTCATTGGCGATGAGAGCCGAGGGGATCTTCGCGCCCGCGTGGCGGCGTGAGGCAATGCTGCGGAGGTCGATAACCAGCGGCGGCTCTTCCGAATCAAGCAGCGCGCGCAGCTCTTCCGGCCGGATCCGCACCACACGCACGTGCCGCATCGCTGCCTGCTTCCGCCAAAGTTTCCAGGCGACCCAGGCGGCCGCGGCCGCTCCAAGCCAGAGCAGCACGGCAGAGCCTGCGCCGGCAATGCGCTCCACGGCCCGCTCCGCCTCGCGGCCGAGCATCAGGCCGAGGCCCAGCATCGCCCCCACCCACAGAGCGGCGCCGCCGGCCGCGTAAAGCAGGAACGCCCCGCGGCCGATGCCGGCGCTGCCCGCCAGTGGCGGCGCCACCGTGTTCAATCCGGGCACGAACTTGGCCACCAGCAGCGCGGCCGGTCCCCACCGCTCCAGCGCCCCGGTGGTGCGCCGCACGCAGGTGGAAGGCTCGAGCGACAGGCGGCACAGCCAGCCGAGAATCTGCTCGCCGCGCCGCCGGCCCAGCTCGTACCAGACGAAGTCCGCCGCCAGGCTCGCCGCCACGCCGAGCAGCAAAAACATTCCGAAGGAAAAATGTCCAAGCCCCGCCAGCGCCCCCGCCAGGATCAACACCGGCGCCGTGGGCACCGGCGCGCCGAGCTGCTCGAGCAGCACGGCAGCAAACACCAGCGCGTAGCCGTGGCGCAGCACGAAGTCCCAGGTGGCGCTCATCTCCCTTGCAGCGTACCATCGGCTCTGGTTCCGGACATCGAACCGCCGCTCCACCGTGCGCCAGGCGCGCCTCAGGCCAGATCGAACAGCAGGATCTCCGCCTGCCGCAGGGCGGTGATCCGTACCGCAGGCTCATCGCTGAGAGCCGCGCCGTCGCCCGCCTCCAGCTTTGTGCCGTTCACTTCCACCGCACCCGAGGCCGCCTGGATCCAGGCGTGCCGCCCCGGGGCGAGCGGATGCTCCACGACGCAGTCCGGCTCGAGCACGGCCGTCCACAGTTCGGCAGCTTGATGGAGTGGCAGCGCCCCGCCGCGCGGCGCGGGCGATGCCAGCAGACAGAGCCGGTTCCGGCGCGCTTCCAGCGGGAAGTGCCCTTCGCGGTAATCCGGCGCAAGAGCGCGCTGCGAAGGATGGATCCAGATCTGCAACAGGTGCAACGGGTCCGTGGGCGACGCGTTGGCCTCGCTGTGATAGATGCCCGTGCCCGCGCTCATCTTCTGAAGATCACCGGGCCGCAAAACGCCGCGCGCGCCAGTGGAATCTTCGTGCTCCAGTGCACCCTCGAGAACCCAGGTGAGGATCTCCATGTCACGGTGCGGGTGCCATTCAAACCGGCCGCCGCCGGCAATGCGGTCCTCATTGATGACACGCAATGAGCGGAAGCCCATCCACTCGGGGTCGTAATAACGGTTGAAAGAGAAGGTGTGGCGGCTGTCGAGCCATTCGGTGACGGTGCGGCCGCGTTCGCCGGACCGGCGCAGGCGGATCATGGGCGTCTCCCCGCGAATGTCTGTTTCAACAACTATCTTTCAGGATGCGCCGGCGCACGTCAGGATTCAAGCAGCCGCCGGAGGAGACGCGCGAGGATCGTCAGGCGCGAGGGTCCAAGCGCGGCGAACTGGCCGCGGTGGAGCGCCAGCATCGGCGCATCCAGTTGCCGGAGGAGCTCGAGCCCGGAGGCGGTTATGCCGACGCGAACGATGCGGCGGTCCGGGCTTTGCCGCGTGCGCGTCACCAGCCCAGCCGCCTCCAGCCGGTCGAGCAGGCGCGTCAGATCCGGCTCGCGCGTGATCATCCGTGCGGCGATCTCGCGGCAGTTGAGCTGTTCAGGATGCGCTCCCCGCAGGATGCGCAGCACGTTGTACTGGGGCGGGCGCAGGCCATATGGCTTCAACAGCTCCGCGACGCCATCCATCAGACGCGCCGCGGCGCGCTGGAGCGTGACGAACGCGTCCTGCTCCGGCGGTGGCGCGGGCTTCACGGGAGGGCCTCCCGCACAGCCGCGTTGGCCATGGTGATGAAGGCGTCCCGCATCGGCTGCGGCGGCGATGTGGTTTGAACGAGGAACACGCCGACGAGCTGCTTCTGCGGATCCACCCAACCGTACGTGCCAAACGCGCCGCCGTGGCCGAACGTGCCAATGCTTTGCCCGGTGAGCGTGCCGGTGGGGTCTTTCGTCACCTCCCAGGTGAGGCCGAAGCCCGTCCCCGGATTGTGGCCCGCCGTGAGGTTGCCGGTGTGCACTTCGGTCATCGCCGCCACCGAGGAGGGCGCAAGCAGCCGCCGCCCGTTCCATTCGCCGTGGTTCAGCATCATCTGGTAGAACTGCGCCAGGTCCCAGGCAGTGGAGTAGAGGGAATGTTCCGGCCCCGAATATTTCGCGCCCTCGCGGAACTTCAGCGGGTCGCCGCCGAGGATGTCAGCGCCTGCCCTGACCAGTTTTCCATCCCGCGAGGCAAAAACGGGCGCGAGCCGGGCGCGTTTGGACACCGGCAGAAAGACGTGCGTGTCCGTCATGCCCAACGGCTGGAAGATGCGTGTCTCGAGAAACTGCTCGAAGCTCATGCCGGAGCGGACCTCGATGATGCGGCCGAGCACGGCGATGCCGGTGTTGGAGTACATCCACCGCGTGCCCGGCTCGAACAGCAGCGGCTGCTGCGAATAGATCAGGCAGGCTTCCGCCAGCGTGCGATCCATGCGGACCATGATGTCGCCGATGCCCGGCGCGGCAGGGCCGAGGCCGGAAGTGTGCGTCATCAGGTCGCGGATGGTGATGGGCCGCGACGGCCGGCGCAGTGTGCGCACGCCATTTTCTTCGCCGACGATCACCATCTGGCCGCGGAATTCGGGCAAATGGTCTTCCACGCGGTCGTTCAGCCGGAGCCTGCCCTCCTCGGCCAGCATCATGATGGCGACGCCGGTGAATGGTTTGGTCATCGACATGATCTGGAAGATCGTGTCCTTTTGCATCGGCGTTTTCGCTTCCACGTCCTGCCAGCCGTTGGCCTCAAAATGCGCCAGTGCGCCGCGGCGCATGAGGAGCGTCACCGCCCCGCTGATCTGCCCGCGTTCGACGAACCCCTGAAGCACGGGGCCAATGCGTTTCAGTTGCGCCGCATCCATGCCGGCGCGCGCCGGGTCCGGCGCGGGCGGCGCGGCCAGGGCGAAAATTGCGGGGAAAAAGAGGGCAGGCATGCGCTTCATGGCGGGGAACTCAACAGGGCATTATAAACAAAAAGCGCCTCCTTCCCGGCGGAATTTTCGCGACTCCGGCCCGGCGTCAGCCGGCGCGCTCAAGTCGCGCCACGCGAAACAGGCCCCGCAGCAGGGCCGGCTCTTCGTGGACCATTGCGAGCCCCGCCTCGCGCACAAGCCGGGGCAGCGGTACGTTCAGATCCGTGGCCAGCAGGCGCATCAGCGGGTTCAGCGCGCGCCGGATCAGGCGGGGACGGCCGCGCCCGTCGTGGTATTTGTCGAACAGCGCAATGCGGCCGGAAGATCGCAGCACGCGGGCCGCCTCGCGCAGGCAGGCGAGCGGATCCGGCACGATGGCGACGATCAGGTGCAGGAGGACGCAGTCGAAGCACGCGTCCGGAAAGGCAAGCTGCTGCGCGTCCATCCGCGCGAAGTGGACGGGCGAGGCGCACCCGCGGGCCAGCGCGCGGGCGAGCATGCCGCGGCTGGCATCGACGGCAAACACCTCCAGCCCGGCGGGCAGCAGCGGCAGGTCAAGCCCGGTGCCGCAGCCGCAGACGAGCACACGCTCGCCGGGACGCAGAGCGGCCAGCTCCAGCGAGCGCCGCCGCTGAGGCTCGAAGGAGATGAAGCGGTCGTAGTGCGGCGCGTAAAGGTCCCAGCGCCGGATGCGCCAGTTCATACCAATCCGCGGAGGATGCGGCTGAGCTGTTCAAGGTGTGCGTGCTTCGATTCATCGGGCACGGAACAGCCCGGCGCGCAGATCCATTTGGGCGCGGCGGCGCGGGCCTCGGCGAGCATCTTCTTCACCGCTGCGGCGGGCGCGCCCACCACGCTGCGGTGATCGAGACCGCCCATGAGGACGGCGCTCGTTTTCTTCCTCGCCGCAGCCAGGCTGACGCCCGTCTCGTGCGCCGAATAGTGGATCACCTGAACCGGCCAGCCTTTCCAGAAGTGATCGAGGTAGACCTTCCCGCCGTGCAGGTGCAGGATGTTGAGCGGCGCGTCTTTGGCCGCCTCGAGGACCAGGCGGTCAAAGGGCTCGCTGAATCTGCGGTACTCGTCCAGCGTCAGCACGCCCTGCTGCGCGTTGTCCACCGCGAGAAAGATGCCCGAAGCGCCGGCGTCGAGCGCGCGGCGCACGTGGCTGGCCTCCGAACGCGCGATCGCCTCGAGCACATCGAGCAGCGCCTGCGGCCGGCTGCGCATCAGCTCCATCACCGCTTCCCGGGAAGCGATCTTCGTCGCCTGGTTCCACGGGTTGAACACGGTCTCGACAAAATGTTTCGTTCCCGCCAGCCCGTCGCGGATCAGTTCGAGCGCCTTCACCTGCTCGGGGAATGGATTGTCCACGGGCTTGAGCTCGTGCCATGCGCCGCCCGCCGGCTTCGGGAACGGGTAGTCGCTCATCACCTTGACGATGTCGAGCCGGTAACGGCGCGCGAAATCGAGCGTGAGCGCGGCGTGCCGGCGGCCCGGCTGGTCCGCGTCGTGAAAGTGATGCCAGAAGCTGAACGGCGGGCGGTCGGGCGTCCGGCCTGCGAGCACGCGGTTGACGCGCTCCTTCGGCGTCAGCCCGCCTTTGGCGGGCGCGGCAAGCGCCGCCATCTGCAACAGAAACGCTCTGCGGTCCTGCATCCGGCCCTCCCTGAAACCCGCGTTCATGCCGGAATGGCGTTGCCGGGAATTACCGGCGGTTGGCGCAATTCGGGGCACCCGCGCCGCTCCGGCAGCAGCTTGCCTGGATTGAACAGCCGCGCCGGGTCGAATGCCTCCTTGATCCGGCGCATCATCTCCAGCGACTCCTCGGAAAACTGCCGGCCCATCAGGTGGATCTTTTCCATGCCGAT
Encoded here:
- a CDS encoding uroporphyrinogen decarboxylase, with protein sequence MQDRRAFLLQMAALAAPAKGGLTPKERVNRVLAGRTPDRPPFSFWHHFHDADQPGRRHAALTLDFARRYRLDIVKVMSDYPFPKPAGGAWHELKPVDNPFPEQVKALELIRDGLAGTKHFVETVFNPWNQATKIASREAVMELMRSRPQALLDVLEAIARSEASHVRRALDAGASGIFLAVDNAQQGVLTLDEYRRFSEPFDRLVLEAAKDAPLNILHLHGGKVYLDHFWKGWPVQVIHYSAHETGVSLAAARKKTSAVLMGGLDHRSVVGAPAAAVKKMLAEARAAAPKWICAPGCSVPDESKHAHLEQLSRILRGLV
- a CDS encoding membrane protein, coding for MSATWDFVLRHGYALVFAAVLLEQLGAPVPTAPVLILAGALAGLGHFSFGMFLLLGVAASLAADFVWYELGRRRGEQILGWLCRLSLEPSTCVRRTTGALERWGPAALLVAKFVPGLNTVAPPLAGSAGIGRGAFLLYAAGGAALWVGAMLGLGLMLGREAERAVERIAGAGSAVLLWLGAAAAAWVAWKLWRKQAAMRHVRVVRIRPEELRALLDSEEPPLVIDLRSIASRRHAGAKIPSALIANEHDLAALLDRIPRTRPVVFYCSCPDEASSAAWALRLRGQGFRDARPLAGGFEAWTAAGYPVEELTAPSQRVS
- a CDS encoding serine hydrolase, with amino-acid sequence MKRMPALFFPAIFALAAPPAPDPARAGMDAAQLKRIGPVLQGFVERGQISGAVTLLMRRGALAHFEANGWQDVEAKTPMQKDTIFQIMSMTKPFTGVAIMMLAEEGRLRLNDRVEDHLPEFRGQMVIVGEENGVRTLRRPSRPITIRDLMTHTSGLGPAAPGIGDIMVRMDRTLAEACLIYSQQPLLFEPGTRWMYSNTGIAVLGRIIEVRSGMSFEQFLETRIFQPLGMTDTHVFLPVSKRARLAPVFASRDGKLVRAGADILGGDPLKFREGAKYSGPEHSLYSTAWDLAQFYQMMLNHGEWNGRRLLAPSSVAAMTEVHTGNLTAGHNPGTGFGLTWEVTKDPTGTLTGQSIGTFGHGGAFGTYGWVDPQKQLVGVFLVQTTSPPQPMRDAFITMANAAVREALP
- a CDS encoding quercetin 2,3-dioxygenase is translated as MIRLRRSGERGRTVTEWLDSRHTFSFNRYYDPEWMGFRSLRVINEDRIAGGGRFEWHPHRDMEILTWVLEGALEHEDSTGARGVLRPGDLQKMSAGTGIYHSEANASPTDPLHLLQIWIHPSQRALAPDYREGHFPLEARRNRLCLLASPAPRGGALPLHQAAELWTAVLEPDCVVEHPLAPGRHAWIQAASGAVEVNGTKLEAGDGAALSDEPAVRITALRQAEILLFDLA
- a CDS encoding SAM-dependent methyltransferase, whose protein sequence is MNWRIRRWDLYAPHYDRFISFEPQRRRSLELAALRPGERVLVCGCGTGLDLPLLPAGLEVFAVDASRGMLARALARGCASPVHFARMDAQQLAFPDACFDCVLLHLIVAIVPDPLACLREAARVLRSSGRIALFDKYHDGRGRPRLIRRALNPLMRLLATDLNVPLPRLVREAGLAMVHEEPALLRGLFRVARLERAG